Genomic window (Capsicum annuum cultivar UCD-10X-F1 chromosome 10, UCD10Xv1.1, whole genome shotgun sequence):
aattttaacaatagaaaaaaaatgcTTTTTGTCTGAGATCATGCTCTTCTGTTTCACTATTGTAATTTGTACATTGCACTTTTCAAAACTATAGCATTAGTTAATAAATTAAACTTAGAAGAGAAGCAAtcaaaactaatcaaaaataattaCCACCAAATCTAACAATATTTTTCTCAGAATGTGATGAGTCTTTGTACAATTATAAATTCTTACTTTAAACCCCTTCTAAAATAATTGACTTGTGAACCATCAAATCTGAACTTCCAATAATTTGTAGAACAAACAAAATATTACTACTTTAAACTATCAAACAAACTACAAATAATTGAAAAtgtttataattaaaattttatctattttcaaaAGCTTTATTGTCTCACGTTAATTTGTACatgatcataatttttttgtaCGAAATTTAATAATCaccaaaattttcaaacataaCTAATAACtcaaataatttttagtaactgATTTTCACGATCTAATTAATCTGCATATTATTGAAGCTGGTGATATATTGAGTGATGTTTAtgcttaattttttctttttaaaatgaaataaaagtgcTTGCAATAAATTTTACAGTgacaaaaataaattacaatcacaaataaaatatgaagaaataagaatttttattgataaacgatatgGGTACAATTCTGTTCCTCCTTGATTCTCCTATTTtaattttctccgtaattcgaggaccattagtagcgtatttctcgaatgtaagaagatttaaatttgatatgaattttctcAGTAACTCGAGAGCCGTTAGTGGCATATTTCTAGAATGTAAAAATACTTGGAGCATTAAAGGAGGGTTCATGAATCTTCTTGATATATTTGATTATCAAGGAGAGAGAATTTTGATCCTTTGTGATAATCCATGAGTTTATGGAATTATTTAGAGATATTAGAGATGTTTGATCTCTTTCTAATATTTCATTAATTTGTAGGATATTGGAGATTCCATTTTCAGAGAATATTTGCCCCTTTATATAAGCATAATCTAGGATTTAGAGTAGAATAGCCtccaagaactctaacagaaaTTGAATTCTTCTTGTAGAGTTTCACAAATTTTGgtgtctacaaatgcccctacTTCAAGGTTTGTCGGCGTTTAGACTTGATAAAACTCAAAGGCGAGTCTTGAGTTACTCTTCCACCTTTGTAATTTTTTGGCTCCAAATTTATAGATCTGATTTGTGAaagaagagatgaagggcagatttgatCCCACTGAGCGTATCAATTCGTCTGCAACAGATTTTACgaaataaattgcaatcacaaataaaatataaaaaataagaacttttattgatgataAACAATATGGGTACAATTCTATTCCTccctttattcttctcttttgattttctccgatatttctcgaatgtatgaagatttgaatttgatattgattttttcCATAACTCGAGGGCcattagtggcgtatttctcgaatatAAAAATATtcgaatttgattttgaatttgatctcCGTGGAAGGAGGGTTTATAGatctttttgatgtatttgattatcatgaAGAAAGGGTTTTGATTCCTTTGTGATATTCAaatgagtttatgaaattatccaaaGATATCTGAGATGTTTGATCTCtttataaatatttcattaatttgtgggatattggagattccctttttaggaaatatttccatCCTTATATAAGCATAATTTAGGATTTAGGATAGAATAGCCtccaagaactctaacagaaCTTGGATTCATCTTGTAGAGTTTCACAAAATTTCGACGTCTACAAAAAGTTATTCACAATTTTAGAGTAATAAAGTTTGCTCTATAAATGTCATATAGTCTCCGGTGACatgttattttcttaaaatatgacACTACATGTCAATTTAGAAAAATCTATGAATTATCAATTCATATACCTTGTTAATTGCTAATCTCTTGACACAACTTTTATGCATCTAGTACTTTGACTGTAAAAATCTCCAGCATCTCGTTGTTTATGGCCTATACGAAATATTCTTTCATCCTCAACATAGAGCTATCCATTATGAATAGAATTAGACAGCTTTTCAAGAAAACACTCAACATGAATCTAAGTAGTGAAGCTTAAAAAACAAAATCAGTACGTTAAAAGGATGATTAGATATGAGTGGAAACCGgcaaatacataaaaatgaacGTCGGACCATTAAACTTATAGGACTAATAGTATGAAAAAAACTGTAAATTCTTTACCTTGTCCGAAAAGTAAACAACaataaaattttatcaatttcGTTGCCACTCCATTATCTTTCACAAAGAGGTAGCCCAAATTATAGTGAGTAGAATATTTGTTACTCCATAGCTTTTGATATAAAGTCTTGTCCTgtcctattttatctttgcatttACTTAAATAATAATTGTCAATAATTGTCCTGTCCTATTTTATCTTTGTATTTACTTAAATAATAATTGATGAGATGAGGTATAgaagttatttaatttcatgatatacatataataataatagtatgcATTTTCTACCTTTACTTGAATAATTGGTGAGATTAGGTTTGAAATCACTTCATAAGGTAAATAATATGTAGTTACACTTTAGGGGAATACACATTAGAGAATAAAAcgtttttcttatttaataatgtaattaTTTAGCCACAGTTAAGAGtaaatttttttaagaataaattacaCGTGAAATTAAGAGACAAGGgtcaaaaaattacaaatatactGATTTGCAGTACAAATATTTCTACTGCTAATACTATTTACATAAAATAAGAATTGTTTATTTGAGTAATAGTAGAGGagaaaatttcttttattttattttacacctCATTTCACGTCGATTAAATATTCATTATTCCACCTGTAAAATTTGCTCTTCTTCTCATAAGTTTGTCAATATCTCAAAAACTTCTACTTGATTTACTCCTTTTATATATCATCCCAAATATCCAAGTAAAAAATTCTACAAAACTTGAAAGatcaaaaattatattagtaGAAGTTAGATTAattattgagaaaataaaaagcctcaaaataaagaaaaaataacaaaaagatgaGATAAATTAAATACGAATAAGTTCatgttaaaagaaaaaattaacaggaaagaagataaacaaagaaagtgaaagtgaaatAATTAGCAGTGTCCACCTAGAAATATTTATGTCAATAAATCTAAACATGATACTTATATATCTCAACCAAAAGGGCTCGACGGATCTTTGTACTATGTCCATTTTGTAATGTGGATGCTCCTACTTAtatatttgtcatctggaccaTTGAATCcattaaaaaacaatattttaaaccctttgaccgttgaccaaacctatgtggcattaaaatagCTGGCAGAGACGAAATATGCGCAGGCACGCGCCTAgagtgcgagtgggggtcaattttatattaaaataatttaaaaaaactaaaaataatattaaaattataaaaagatcattttttccctccatcatttttaatctaaaaataataaatttttaaaaaaataaattaaaaagccCCTCTTCCTTAACCCCCATCCAGCCAGCCCCACCCCATCCCTCAGCCCCCTTCCCCTTGTCCAGCCACCCCCTCACCCCCGTCCAGCCCCCCTCACCCGTCcagccacccccaccccaccctttaCCTCCGTCGCCCCGTCCAGTCATGGCCATCACCATTAATGACCTCCTACCCCCACAACCCCAAGGATCACCATTAATGGCACCCTACCCCCACAGCCCCTAAGGATCACCATTAACGCCCCACACCAGCACCACTGCAGTGCGCCCCTCCCTCCTCCCCCCCGCTCGATCTATTTCCTCACTctcctcccccacccccacccccacccacccacacACAGAGCCCCCACCATTTTactttatacttttttttattcacttcctcaattttaattttttatttaagtttaattttgtaacttttacaaattgttaaagatatttaaataaaaattaaaaattcattatgtttgtgtatgtgaatttataattaaaactttaaattatttggagagaaattttaattatttggaataaatttgatgtttaattaaatttattgtgtttgtgtattagaatttatagctgaaaatttaaattaatttaaattaaaaatttattgtgtttctGTATTAGAATTTCAACaatttataaaaagaatttatttaattaaatttattttaatatttaatttttatttagtattttaaaaatgacatgaaatttaatataatacttaAAAATGCTGTGGCGGCTgatgtggcagctgacgtgggcattaaatttaatgtaatactcaAAAGTGACGTGAACTCTGATGTGACAGCTGATGTGAGGCGGTTGTGTTACATACACCGTTAGAGGGATTTAATATGTTGTTTTTTAacgggttcaagggtccagatgacaaatatgtaagtaagaatatccacattacaaaacggacatagtacaagggtccaccgaACCATTTTACCTATATCTCACAACCTTTAAAAATGAGAGAAAGGAATGAAGAGATGATTAAGAGAACTGATGTCATAATAGAAACGGCAGAACTACTAATGAAAAATAGTCTTAAGTATTATGTAACATCAATACAAGTAAATACTACTAATAAGTAATTAATTGAAGGAATTATAGAAATGGAGGTCATAGAGAGGTGCCACGTAGGCAGGTCTATGATCCtccttttattattataaattgattgattgattCTTTTTGATAGTATATCGGTGTCAATGAGATTCGATCTCATGTACTATACCTGCTCGATATCATGTTAAAGTTTgtgaccatctcatctaaaaatttaaattgttagAAAGAgcactctctttttttttttacttaatacGTATATTCTCATCACAAGTTCtttttctatctctttttttttaaatttaatttttatgcaCTTATTATGTGCAATTCGTTTTACATGATCAGTTAAGAGATGACCTACAACAACCCATAATTGTCTATTGTAATCCTAATTTGATAACCTAAATGCAACCTAAAACATAGTGAGTGTAATATTACTTACACAGTCAGTGTTTATAAGTTAAGGTCTTGCGCCTTACATAAAATTGGACATATGAAACATGAAATTAAAGTAGGACTTAATTGGATCGTTGATTTTTCTAATCAAGTACCTCagcaaattttgaaaaagaactGTACTCATTGAGTTTGTTATGCAGATAAGGCTTATGTGAAGTTCCATGATGAATGCTGGGGTGTTCCAGTTTATGATGACCAGTAAGTAATTTAACATTTTAAAGCTTAATTATTCACCTAATTTTTCGAGTAGTTATATATAATTCACAAGTGAATATTAACTACTCAAGTATACACACGCTGCAGTCGATTGTTCGAGCTACTTTCGTTGGCTGGCTTGTTGATGGATTCCAATTGGACTGAAATTTTAAAGAGAAGGGAACAAATAAGGTGCACATTTATTTAGACTTAATTCTTTAGcttcatttattttatatgtacAATGATCacttatacaaaatatatatagtttgaaaattgttttaaaaTGTGATAATTATATTATGCagagaaggctttgttggattcaatGCAAAGCAAGTGGCTAAAATGGGGGAGAAAGAAATTAATGAATTGGTCTCAAATGTGTCTCTTATGTTACCAGAAAATAGAGTTAGATCAATAGTTGACAACGCCAAATGCATAATTAAGGCAAGTCTCTTACCTTCATGCAAACATTATAGTATATGTTAGATCTCATGTATAGTCGCTAAATTTTATTAACTACTCGTATAATAATAAAGTCATCAAACTACCTTTGTTTTATTAAAGAAATTGAATCTTTTCCCCACTATAACAATAAAGTTATTCAAAACTTAATGCCCTacaatttaatttcataaaattatttttatcatttaaagcAGTAATTGAATTTTACCTACTATAGCATTTTAgataaaaaataactttacacACTGACAATAAAACTTAACCATCAATGTGAGGCTTGAGGCTTTATTGTTTGTTATATGATGTGTACAATTTTATGACTTATTATAAATGGTAGGTAAAGTCACATTGTTTTAATATGACGAAAGTAATTTTGTTACCTTATaataatttgtcaaaaaataCTTCTATGATTTTAGTATTAAAAAGAATAAGTTCAATgattatattcaaaattaaactACCATTTTTATCAAATCAAGTTGGTAACTTCCTCCCCACAACGCATGATCCTTTTTGATTTAGGATTTAACAACTTCCGGTATAAAATTtctatattaatttaatttaacatgATAAATCAGATCGTCTGatttattttcaagttatgatttcGTTTCTCATGAACGATtatttataattatcttttaaataatttagtAATATACGAATTTTTATACACCATGAATGCATTAAAGTTGAATTCATCAGGCAGATTGGGAAGGAATTTGGATCTTTCAGTTGCTACATGTGGAACCATATGAATTATAAACCAATaattaacaaatttagaaatgcAAGAAATGTTCCACTAAGAAGTCCAAAAGCAGAATCAATTAGCAAAGATTTGGTGAAGAGAGGATTCAGGCATGTTGGTCCAGTGATTGTAAATTCATTCATGCAAGCAGCTGGAATGACTATTGATCATTTGATTTATTGCTTTAGACACAAAGAATGTGTTGATCTTGCTGAAACACCTTGGAGGCATttctaaaatataataacttgCTTAAATTgtaattctcaaaaaaaaaaaaaaaaaaaagatttaataaaatattacGCTCTCCACGTTTACTTTTTTACGTTTTTTGTAGTTTCATTTTCGTATATTCattatttaaatctatttttttatacaccaagttcttttattattattattattattattattattattattattattattattattattatttcacacagtgtttgatatgtatttttattaggatctaattaaattcaaatattttttactgAGGCTATAGAGACAAATACCGCTTAATTATGAATAAAAGTTATCTTTTTTACATTCATGAAACCATCAAATTCTCCAATATCATGTACACATATACTAAGGATCTTATAAATATCCACGAGCCATGACCTGCATGGAACGAGTTCAATTCAtgttgttgggtttgaaatcgagagggcgtcatgcggaatcttaaagtttgcaaatcaagacggtgataattcagatgacaaataaaaatatactaaaacatattattgaatatagtttggccaattggcctacatattaaaaactaatattgttaaaaaacatgaaaacaatggggaaatctcccctaaacaagactcttttaaGGACTACATTGTGAATGCTATTATGTTCTGGTATGAGAAGGGAgaccttctatttatagatgtccaaaacctttcctccaagaaagaggttagccaaatatggaaaagaacgatatttttctttcagaaaaagtaaaagtaattatggtaacttttattttccttctaagaaaaaataaaatttaaatatagtaagaaaatcagggcaaaaaccctaacaaatctcccctttttggcttgattttttcaaaatattcttgatcctccttcttcttgtgcatgatcttcgttcttcatatatattcttcatatatcactgttgtttgacatgtttaaaaatggagcttttggggttaaaaaatatatgagcccttttcggattaaaaatattgaagacCTTTTGCaaggttaaaagtgagctttattttcaaata
Coding sequences:
- the LOC107844450 gene encoding DNA-3-methyladenine glycosylase, which produces MSKPNVRRYNEIEKHKREKEPISNNYKSNLFYLSKHLKKVYPIELTHKTYSLPSSLSRLSSSLSHTLNDSSPLDQKKSEVSASNMVVLQVNPSPSEKELMRCSWLTSSSDKAYVKFHDECWGVPVYDDHRLFELLSLAGLLMDSNWTEILKRREQIREGFVGFNAKQVAKMGEKEINELVSNVSLMLPENRVRSIVDNAKCIIKIGKEFGSFSCYMWNHMNYKPIINKFRNARNVPLRSPKAESISKDLVKRGFRHVGPVIVNSFMQAAGMTIDHLIYCFRHKECVDLAETPWRHF